A stretch of the Alnus glutinosa chromosome 6, dhAlnGlut1.1, whole genome shotgun sequence genome encodes the following:
- the LOC133870856 gene encoding ycf20-like protein, which translates to MACGTGSMMLRPVLSITETDSPERSCLALAHNCCSEPRFISRQNPKQIVVKSAPFSRRSFQTRKQGWKVGFALDTGGIPSNGDGPDLASNGDGPDIGRTRLGRIVSAGGRQLLEKLNSARKNFPVKIFLLLLGFYTANALATILGQTGDWDVLVAGVVVAAIEGIGMLMYRKPPPLSAARLQSLIGMINYWKAGVCLGLFVDAFKLGS; encoded by the exons ATGGCATGTGGAACGGGATCGATGATGTTACGACCTGTTTTATCAATAACGGAGACCGACAGCCCAGAAAGATCATGTTTGGCCCTCGCCCACAACTGTTGCAGTGAACCTCGTTTCATCAGTCggcaaaatccaaaacaaattgTCGTAAAGTCTGCGCCTTTTTCCCGGAGGAG TTTTCAGACAAGAAAGCAGGGGTGGAAAGTAGGCTTTGCATTGGACACGGGCGGGATTCCCAGTAATGGTGATGGCCCTGATCTTGCCAGTAATGGTGACGGCCCTGATATTGGACGCACTCGATTGGGCAGAATAGTGAGTGCAGGTGGAAGACAGCTACTGGAGAAGCTGAACTCGGCTAGGAAGAACTTCCCCGTGAAGATATTTCTGCTTCTTTTGGGTTTCTACACAGCAAATGCATTGGCAACAATCCTTGGGCAGACTGGGGATTGGGACGTACTGGTTGCAGGTGTAGTTGTTGCTGCCATTGAGGGGATTGGCATGCTTATGTACAGAAAGCCTCCTCCTCTATCTGCTGCTAGATTACAGTCTTTAATTGGGATGATTAATTACTGGAAAGCTGGAGTGTGCTTGGGCCTATTTGTGGATGCTTTTAAATTGGGTAGTTAA
- the LOC133870927 gene encoding snakin-2-like isoform X2 encodes MAISKALIASVLISLLVIHVAEADQKGSLPAKMDCGGACAARCQLSSRQNLCKRACGTCCARCNCVPPGTSGNHDVCPCYASMTTRGNKPKCP; translated from the exons ATGGCCATCTCCAAGGCTTTGATTGCTTCTGTTCTCATTTCTCTTCTCGTTATCCATGTAGCTGAAGCTGATCAGAAG GGTTCTCTCCCGGCAAAAATGG ACTGTGGAGGAGCATGTGCTGCCAGGTGTCAGTTATCTTCGAGGCAGAACCTGTGCAAGAGGGCGTGTGGGACCTGCTGTGCCCGCTGCAACTGTGTTCCTCCGGGGACTTCCGGCAATCATGACGTCTGCCCCTGCTACGCCAGCATGACCACCCGTGGCAACAAACCCAAGTGtccttga
- the LOC133870927 gene encoding gibberellin-regulated protein 1-like isoform X1 — MAISKALIASVLISLLVIHVAEADQKQGSLPAKMDCGGACAARCQLSSRQNLCKRACGTCCARCNCVPPGTSGNHDVCPCYASMTTRGNKPKCP; from the exons ATGGCCATCTCCAAGGCTTTGATTGCTTCTGTTCTCATTTCTCTTCTCGTTATCCATGTAGCTGAAGCTGATCAGAAG CAGGGTTCTCTCCCGGCAAAAATGG ACTGTGGAGGAGCATGTGCTGCCAGGTGTCAGTTATCTTCGAGGCAGAACCTGTGCAAGAGGGCGTGTGGGACCTGCTGTGCCCGCTGCAACTGTGTTCCTCCGGGGACTTCCGGCAATCATGACGTCTGCCCCTGCTACGCCAGCATGACCACCCGTGGCAACAAACCCAAGTGtccttga